Proteins co-encoded in one Epinephelus moara isolate mb chromosome 11, YSFRI_EMoa_1.0, whole genome shotgun sequence genomic window:
- the msl2b gene encoding E3 ubiquitin-protein ligase MSL2b, whose translation MNPVNATSLYVSASRSVLQCDPRDPRALAELCKLLPFFRQSLSCLVCGNLLQDPIAPTDSSCQHYVCRGCKGQRMQLKPSCSWCKDYSRFEENRQLSLLVHCYRKLCLYITQSPLAPHIASAASDSPDLQAILNEGLTLAESEPEAEDISDSVSLSQTASSSDVVQPVEAPLTKDLKVEEPSPVSVNGLHDCNGLVSSDTLQPITIETSGGVAKQESFSEEIPVCVSVTGTGEAGLCDISTFGDDLKHGGGSLLLSVEEVLRTLETDTDPDPNPQPDCPPSVPQSSLNGPHCPGPDSSRLIPSLTRGNSPRPLQPHPQPSLQPPPQPSTVIPCVPPRYHRKRSRSESDSEKLQPLPISSLLRGPPLGANSSPHHPNPGATTKQEPKFPQATPHPHLAPVPNGGPPKVGKTVLVPNKALKKTVEHHGGPKKAYTKARQGAPKPRAQPRDRVPPHPHAHPLTHPPSPSKPLYKKPVEKKGCKCGRATQNPSVLTCRGQRCPCYSNRKACLDCICRGCQNSYMANGEKKLEAFAVPEKALEQTRLTLGINLTSITAAALRSPATSSPGNTLLNVTTATGAPVTATFLSGAGHDNRGFDDSLEMRFDC comes from the exons GTAACTTGCTGCAGGACCCCATCGCCCCCACCGACTCATCATGTCAGCATTATGTCTGTCGAGGCTGTAAGGGTCAGAGGATGCAGCTGAAGCCATCCTGTAGTTGGTGTAAGGACTATTCCCGCTTTGAGGAAAACAGGCAGCTCTCCTTGCTTGTCCACTGTTACAGGAAGCTCTGCCTCTACATTACCCAGTCGCCGCTCGCTCCACACATAGCCAGCGCAGCGAGCGACTCACCAGACCTCCAGGCCATCCTCAACGAGGGCCTCACTCTGGCTGAGAGCGAGCCAGAGGCGGAGGACATTTCAGATTCAGTCAGCCTGTCGCAGACGGCCTCCTCCTCCGATGTGGTCCAGCCTGTTGAAGCTCCACTTACAAAGGATCTCAAGGTGGAGGAACCGAGCCCTGTCAGCGTAAACGGGCTGCACGATTGTAACGGCCTGGTCAGTTCGGACACACTGCAACCCATCACCATAGAAACAAGTGGAGGTGTTGCAAAGCAGGAGAGCTTCTCAGAGGAGATcccagtgtgtgtgagcgtcACAGGGACTGGGGAGGCGGGACTTTGTGACATCAGCACCTTTGGGGATGACCTGAAACATGGCGGGGGGTCGTTGTTGTTGAGTGTTGAGGAAGTGCTCAGGACTCTGGAGACAGACACTGACCCTGACCCCAACCCCCAGCCAGACTGCCCCCCCTCTGTACCTCAGTCCAGCCTCAACGGGCCTCACTGCCCTGGCCCTGACTCCTCCCGCCTCATCCCCTCCCTCACACGAGGGAACAGCCCTCGCCCACTCCAACCTCACCCGCAGCCTTCACTGCAACCTCCCCCTCAGCCCTCCACTGTcatcccctgtgtcccccctcGGTACCACCGCAAACGCTCCCGCTCAGAAAGCGACAGTGAAAAGTTGCAGCCCCTTCCCATCTCCAGCCTCTTGCGAGGTCCTCCCCTCGGTGCCAACAGCTCCCCCCATCACCCTAACCCTGGTGCTACCACCAAACAGGAGCCCAAGTTCCCACAAGCCACGCCCCACCCACACCTGGCCCCGGTGCCTAACGGTGGCCCCCCCAAGGTGGGCAAGACTGTGCTCGTCCCCAACAAGGCGTTGAAAAAGACAGTGGAGCACCATGGGGGCCCCAAGAAGGCTTACACCAAGGCCAGGCAGGGGGCCCCCAAGCCCCGTGCACAACCCCGTGACAGAGTACCCCCACACCCCCATGCTCACCCCCTGACACACCCACCCAGCCCCTCGAAGCCACTGTATAAGAAGCCTGTGGAGAAGAAGGGCTGCAAGTGCGGCCGAGCCACACAGAACCCCTCGGTGTTGACCTGTAGGGGGCAGCGCTGCCCTTGCTACTCCAACCGCAAG GCGTGTTTGGACTGTATCTGCCGTGGCTGCCAGAACTCCTACATGGCCAATGGAGAGAAGAAGCTGGAGGCCTTCGCTGTGCCAGAGAAAGCTCTGGAACAGACTCGTCTTACGCTGGGCATCAACCTCACCAGTATCACCGCAGCAGCCCTCCGTAGCCCGGCCACCAGCTCACCCGGCAACACCCTTCTCAACGTCACCACGGCTACAGGGGCACCTGTCACGGCCACCTTCCTATCGGGGGCCGGGCACGACAACAGGGGCTTTGACGATTCACTGGAGATGCGGTTTGACTGCTGA